From Bacteroidia bacterium, the proteins below share one genomic window:
- the phoU gene encoding phosphate signaling complex protein PhoU, with product MKQNEQELEQLKNEINQMWQLVISQLEKSKEAFLHNNTELALEITSAEKRVNAFELKVESSCENYIALFNPVAIDLRLVLSIMKISITLERIGDYADSIARHIIEDSCNRFNEDIINQLELEKMLDILISMMTDSYVILNSENSQSFGRILAKDKGINEIYRSSIYRIEEILKQESSTIHCGLKLMLVLRNMERIGDHCKNIVEEIVFYTDAKVLKHKGKIE from the coding sequence CAATTGGTGATTTCTCAATTGGAAAAGTCGAAAGAGGCTTTTTTGCATAACAACACAGAGTTAGCATTGGAAATTACAAGTGCTGAGAAGCGGGTAAACGCTTTCGAATTAAAGGTTGAAAGCAGTTGTGAAAATTATATAGCTCTCTTTAATCCGGTTGCTATTGATTTAAGATTAGTACTTTCAATCATGAAAATTAGTATTACTTTGGAACGAATTGGAGATTATGCCGATAGTATAGCGAGGCATATTATTGAAGATAGTTGTAATCGTTTTAATGAAGATATAATCAATCAATTAGAACTGGAGAAAATGTTAGATATTCTTATTAGCATGATGACAGATAGTTATGTGATTTTAAACTCCGAAAACTCCCAATCATTTGGAAGAATATTAGCAAAAGATAAAGGAATAAACGAAATTTATCGTTCATCCATCTATAGAATAGAAGAAATTTTAAAACAAGAAAGTAGTACTATTCATTGTGGATTGAAATTAATGTTAGTGCTTAGAAATATGGAAAGAATTGGAGATCACTGCAAAAACATAGTAGAAGAAATTGTTTTTTACACAGATGCAAAAGTATTGAAACATAAAGGAAAGATAGAGTAG
- a CDS encoding response regulator transcription factor, translating to MKEKERILLVDDDKSISEILDFNLRNEGFKVTTAYSAEEALSLDLKQFNLLLLDVMMGGISGYKLAEKLRTDEISIPIIFLTAKDTENDMLTGFSVGGDDYISKPFSIKEVIARIKAVLKRSNSTFPSQSNSIEIGAFLIDLELKKIHLNNVEIPLTKTELELLMLLAQNPDSLFSRERIINKIWKEAPYITERTVDVHVARLRKKLGDYKDIIANRAGYGYYFNSDIL from the coding sequence ATGAAGGAAAAAGAAAGAATATTATTAGTAGATGATGACAAAAGCATTTCTGAAATTCTGGATTTCAATTTAAGAAATGAAGGATTCAAAGTTACTACCGCATATTCTGCCGAAGAGGCTCTAAGTTTAGATTTAAAACAATTTAACCTCCTTTTATTAGACGTAATGATGGGCGGCATTTCAGGCTACAAATTGGCAGAAAAATTAAGAACCGATGAAATTTCTATTCCCATTATTTTTTTAACAGCCAAGGATACAGAAAATGATATGTTAACAGGTTTTTCTGTTGGTGGTGACGATTACATTTCTAAACCTTTTTCCATCAAAGAAGTTATTGCAAGAATAAAAGCTGTTTTGAAAAGAAGTAATTCAACATTTCCATCTCAATCCAATTCTATAGAAATCGGAGCGTTTTTGATAGATTTGGAGTTAAAAAAAATACATCTAAATAATGTTGAAATTCCATTAACTAAAACAGAATTAGAACTGTTAATGTTATTAGCTCAAAACCCAGATTCTCTTTTCTCTAGAGAAAGAATTATTAACAAAATATGGAAAGAAGCCCCCTATATTACCGAACGAACCGTTGACGTACACGTTGCCAGATTAAGAAAAAAATTGGGTGATTATAAAGATATAATTGCTAACCGAGCGGGATATGGTTATTATTTTAACTCTGATATCTTATGA
- a CDS encoding ATP-binding protein, whose amino-acid sequence MKLNFRYRLFLYIATLFTVFAIGIGVFEHYREKIIKTEGLEEKLDVYAQLIQSSLSDNSNNYKQVVQKLESTFPPDLRITIIDPQGNILYDNALGNFSRMENHANRNEIKAADLRGNGSDIRKSESTNQPYLYYAKKFNNHYIRVALPYDIQLQRFLKTDNLFLYFLLGLFILTLIVIHRITRQFGDSIKQLRDFAINSDHNDLSFGDDELGEISRKISENYHLLELNEKKISLEKQKLLQHIQISEEGICFISPERKIELYNGLFIQYLNQLVDESKSNPKTILTDPFFSSIHQFIEQTEIKYFETEIKKQGKIFSLRANLFDDGSSEVIITDVTQQEKTKQLKQEMTGNIAHELRTPITSIRAYLETIIDQSLPEEKQKHFIKQAFYQTLTLSDMIKDMSIIAKLEEAPDSFTLENIDLTKLLNEIKEEHKSVLERSQIQMQYQFPQNLTINGNLSLLTSIFRNLIENSIRYAGEQIQINISLLNEDDEFYYFSYYDTGIGIRNEEHLNRIFERFYRVQEGRTRDTGGSGLGLSIVKNAVLFHKGNISVKNRKGGGLEFMFSLKKH is encoded by the coding sequence ATGAAACTAAATTTTCGTTATCGCCTTTTTCTATACATTGCAACACTCTTTACGGTCTTCGCTATTGGAATTGGAGTTTTTGAGCATTATAGAGAAAAAATCATTAAAACAGAAGGGCTGGAAGAAAAATTAGATGTTTATGCTCAACTTATTCAATCTTCACTTTCTGACAACTCGAATAATTACAAACAAGTTGTGCAGAAGTTAGAATCAACTTTTCCTCCCGACTTAAGAATAACCATCATTGATCCACAAGGAAATATTTTGTATGATAATGCGCTTGGAAATTTTTCAAGAATGGAAAATCATGCCAATAGAAATGAAATAAAAGCTGCTGATTTGAGAGGTAATGGTTCGGATATTCGTAAATCTGAATCGACTAATCAACCTTATCTGTATTATGCCAAAAAATTTAACAATCACTATATCCGAGTAGCTCTTCCCTATGACATCCAATTGCAGAGGTTTCTGAAAACAGACAATCTCTTTTTATATTTCTTGTTGGGATTATTTATTCTAACACTTATCGTTATTCACAGAATTACAAGACAATTTGGTGATTCTATTAAGCAATTGCGCGATTTTGCAATAAACTCAGACCATAATGATTTATCTTTTGGAGACGATGAATTAGGTGAAATTAGTCGAAAAATTTCTGAAAACTATCATCTCCTAGAATTGAACGAGAAAAAGATTTCTCTGGAAAAGCAAAAGCTCTTACAACATATCCAAATCTCAGAGGAAGGTATCTGTTTTATTTCACCCGAAAGAAAAATTGAACTCTATAATGGTTTGTTTATTCAATACCTTAATCAATTAGTTGATGAATCAAAGAGCAATCCAAAGACTATTTTGACAGACCCATTTTTTTCCTCTATCCATCAATTTATAGAACAAACAGAAATAAAATATTTTGAAACAGAAATAAAAAAGCAAGGGAAAATATTTTCACTTCGTGCCAATCTTTTTGACGATGGTAGTTCGGAAGTAATTATAACAGATGTTACCCAACAAGAAAAGACAAAGCAGTTAAAACAAGAAATGACAGGAAATATTGCACATGAGTTAAGAACGCCAATAACAAGTATCCGAGCCTATTTAGAAACGATTATAGATCAATCATTACCAGAGGAAAAACAAAAACATTTCATTAAACAAGCGTTCTATCAAACACTTACCTTATCTGACATGATAAAAGATATGAGCATCATAGCAAAGTTAGAAGAAGCTCCAGATTCATTTACATTAGAAAATATCGATTTGACCAAATTATTAAATGAAATAAAAGAAGAACATAAAAGTGTTTTAGAACGAAGTCAAATTCAAATGCAATATCAATTTCCTCAAAATTTAACTATAAATGGAAATTTAAGTTTGCTAACTTCCATTTTTAGAAATTTGATAGAAAACAGTATTCGTTATGCTGGTGAGCAAATTCAGATTAATATCTCACTACTGAATGAAGACGATGAGTTTTACTACTTTTCCTATTATGATACTGGAATTGGGATAAGGAATGAAGAACATCTCAATCGAATATTCGAACGCTTTTACCGAGTTCAAGAAGGTAGAACGAGAGATACAGGAGGAAGCGGATTAGGGCTTTCTATTGTAAAAAATGCGGTTCTTTTTCATAAGGGAAACATTTCCGTAAAGAATCGTAAAGGCGGTGGATTAGAATTTATGTTTAGCTTAAAAAAGCATTAA
- a CDS encoding SulP family inorganic anion transporter, with amino-acid sequence MKRTIKYYRIIWLKHDLPAGLSVFLVALPLCLGIALASDAPLYAGLLSGIIGGLVVSLISGSQLAVSGPAAGLTTIIAASIVSLGDYKVFLLAVMVAGLFQLILGLLKLGVIANYFPSSVIKGMLAAIGIILISKQIPLAIGYDQPDFWTSGFLHLFSPDNLLGNFDHFNRNITRGAILITIVSLIVLVVLQQPFAKKLKVIPAPLLVVVFGIVANIIFTNASSSFSLKETQLVNIPSNVFSNISFPDFTKLFSTSEIWEYGVVIGLLATLETLLCIEAVDKLDRQNRITPINRELVAQGIGNMTCGLLGAIPMTAVVVRGAANIDAGGRTKLSAFTHGVFLLLAVLFVPFLLNKIPYASLSAILLITGYNLTKPKLYQSMWNLGWKQFLPFLITVVVILSTDLLIGVSIGLLISVYFIIQNNFRAEYKITKTQQQGIETYYIKLNSNVTFLNKVELRKTLDEVPEYSVLTIDGSECNFIDHDILEIISEYGNKARNKHIELHLKGIEKVNITAVH; translated from the coding sequence GTGAAACGGACAATAAAATATTATAGAATTATATGGCTTAAACATGACTTACCTGCCGGACTTTCTGTTTTTCTTGTTGCATTACCCCTTTGTTTGGGCATTGCTTTAGCTTCGGACGCACCGCTTTACGCAGGACTTTTATCGGGCATCATAGGCGGACTTGTAGTTTCTTTAATAAGCGGCTCACAGCTTGCAGTTTCAGGACCTGCTGCGGGTCTGACAACCATAATTGCCGCTTCAATCGTTTCACTTGGCGATTACAAAGTTTTTTTGCTTGCCGTTATGGTTGCAGGGTTGTTTCAGCTTATTCTCGGACTGTTGAAACTCGGAGTAATCGCAAATTATTTTCCTTCTTCGGTTATAAAAGGGATGTTGGCTGCAATCGGCATTATTCTCATTTCAAAACAAATTCCTTTGGCTATTGGTTACGACCAACCCGACTTTTGGACAAGCGGTTTTCTTCACCTTTTTTCTCCCGACAATTTGTTGGGTAATTTTGATCATTTTAACCGAAACATCACACGAGGTGCAATACTAATAACGATTGTTTCTCTTATTGTTTTGGTTGTGCTTCAACAACCGTTTGCGAAAAAGCTAAAAGTAATTCCTGCACCACTTTTAGTTGTGGTTTTCGGTATTGTTGCAAACATTATTTTTACAAATGCTTCTTCTTCCTTCTCTCTTAAAGAAACTCAATTGGTAAATATTCCGTCTAATGTTTTCTCAAATATTTCTTTTCCCGACTTCACAAAACTCTTTTCTACATCGGAAATTTGGGAATACGGTGTAGTTATCGGTTTACTTGCGACTTTAGAAACATTACTTTGTATTGAAGCCGTTGACAAATTGGACAGGCAAAACAGAATTACGCCTATCAATCGTGAATTAGTTGCACAGGGAATTGGAAACATGACCTGCGGACTTTTAGGGGCTATTCCGATGACAGCTGTTGTGGTAAGAGGCGCAGCCAACATTGATGCAGGTGGAAGAACAAAACTTTCAGCATTTACACACGGTGTTTTTCTTTTGCTTGCAGTATTATTTGTTCCTTTTTTACTCAACAAAATTCCTTATGCTTCACTTTCGGCAATTCTTCTTATTACGGGCTACAATCTGACAAAGCCTAAACTTTACCAAAGCATGTGGAACTTAGGATGGAAACAATTTCTGCCGTTTTTAATTACTGTTGTGGTTATTCTTTCAACCGACTTGCTTATTGGTGTCAGCATCGGGCTTTTGATTTCCGTTTATTTTATTATTCAAAACAATTTCAGAGCGGAGTATAAGATTACCAAAACACAGCAGCAGGGAATTGAAACCTACTATATCAAACTAAACAGCAATGTGACATTTTTAAACAAAGTGGAACTAAGAAAGACATTAGACGAAGTGCCTGAATACAGTGTGCTGACTATTGACGGCAGCGAATGTAATTTTATTGACCACGACATTTTAGAAATTATCAGCGAATACGGAAACAAAGCCCGCAACAAACATATTGAATTGCACTTGAAAGGAATTGAAAAGGTAAATATTACGGCAGTGCATTGA
- a CDS encoding T9SS type A sorting domain-containing protein: MAVTVNAQWQTVGTAGFSAGDANYTSLAFSNSNEPYVAYADGANSGKATVMKFVNTPTGINELNEVNNTIAVYPNPASTITTIAGLAVGQSLQVMDVTGKLVYQTVVKSSTLELELTNFENGVYIIQVEQNGAVAQKTLIVNK, encoded by the coding sequence ATGGCTGTAACAGTAAACGCACAATGGCAAACAGTGGGCACAGCAGGCTTTTCGGCAGGAGATGCAAATTACACATCACTTGCCTTCAGCAACAGCAACGAACCTTATGTGGCTTATGCGGATGGTGCAAATTCAGGCAAAGCTACTGTAATGAAGTTTGTAAATACTCCAACAGGTATTAACGAACTTAACGAAGTAAACAACACCATAGCTGTTTATCCCAACCCGGCATCTACCATTACAACAATAGCTGGCTTAGCTGTTGGTCAATCACTACAAGTAATGGATGTAACAGGTAAGCTTGTTTATCAAACTGTGGTAAAATCTTCAACTTTAGAATTAGAACTAACGAATTTCGAAAACGGAGTGTATATCATCCAAGTAGAACAAAACGGAGCAGTAGCACAAAAGACGCTTATAGTGAACAAATAG
- a CDS encoding GDSL-type esterase/lipase family protein, giving the protein MITPPKVLAFVLASFLSIATMSLLFEKLLGNQEYIKYFTLQDIVGYESFKKDRLAGNEKIKAEKEKVDFEEKLLATMHTLSDSINVAQQIADLDSTRFWLPNNDRNFWNELFAQWEKLKDNKTLFRILHYGDSQIEMDRITAYIRENLQKQFGGGGPGLLPALQLVPSYSIQQSSSENWKRYVSFGVNNDRVEHNHYGISGTLCRFDSLYANVSISPRNRKKSVHLQKFESAKVIVGRLSSPLTVKISYPRGSNTQTLKPNHSEQMIRWNFDTAQSYFNFGFTGDSTADILGIAIDPQWGIVMDNIPWRGSSGLTFTSISKSSLKKTYHFLSVKMVILQFGGNSVPHLKDEKMIENFVQRFARQIDHIRAIDSTIKVLVIGPSDMSVNEMGEMKTYPLLEKLITRMREVSNQKGAAYWSLYHAMGGYNSMANWVKAQPALGAPDYIHFTQLGAQEIAFILKKAIWREYDIYQKKKRLENHSE; this is encoded by the coding sequence ATGATAACACCGCCTAAAGTACTTGCATTTGTACTGGCTTCATTCTTGTCCATAGCAACCATGTCGCTGTTGTTTGAAAAATTGCTTGGCAATCAGGAATATATTAAATATTTCACACTCCAAGATATTGTTGGGTATGAAAGTTTTAAGAAAGATAGGTTGGCTGGCAACGAAAAAATAAAAGCAGAAAAAGAGAAGGTAGATTTTGAAGAAAAGTTGTTGGCAACTATGCATACTTTGTCAGACTCGATTAATGTTGCACAACAAATCGCAGACCTTGATTCAACACGTTTTTGGCTGCCAAACAATGACCGTAATTTCTGGAATGAATTGTTTGCTCAGTGGGAAAAACTGAAAGATAACAAGACCCTTTTTAGGATTTTACATTATGGTGATTCACAAATAGAAATGGACAGAATCACTGCTTACATTCGAGAAAATCTGCAAAAACAATTTGGCGGAGGCGGTCCGGGGTTGTTGCCGGCATTGCAATTAGTGCCATCTTATTCGATACAACAAAGCAGCTCTGAAAACTGGAAACGCTATGTCTCTTTTGGTGTTAATAATGACCGAGTGGAGCACAATCATTACGGAATCAGTGGGACTTTATGCAGGTTTGATTCATTATATGCCAATGTGAGCATCAGTCCACGCAATAGGAAGAAGTCTGTTCATTTACAGAAATTTGAATCAGCCAAAGTAATTGTAGGCAGGCTCAGCTCTCCTCTGACAGTGAAGATATCTTATCCGCGTGGCAGCAATACCCAAACACTGAAGCCCAATCATTCAGAACAAATGATTCGTTGGAATTTTGACACTGCTCAATCCTATTTCAACTTCGGGTTTACAGGAGATAGTACTGCTGATATCTTAGGCATTGCCATTGACCCCCAATGGGGAATCGTGATGGATAATATTCCTTGGAGAGGCTCATCCGGATTAACTTTTACTTCAATCAGCAAATCTTCGCTTAAGAAAACGTATCATTTTTTGAGTGTCAAAATGGTCATTCTGCAATTTGGTGGCAATAGTGTCCCACATCTTAAGGATGAAAAAATGATTGAAAACTTTGTGCAACGTTTTGCGAGACAAATTGACCATATCAGAGCCATTGATTCCACTATTAAAGTATTGGTAATCGGACCTTCGGACATGTCGGTAAATGAGATGGGGGAAATGAAAACATATCCGCTTCTTGAAAAACTCATAACCAGAATGAGAGAAGTAAGTAATCAAAAGGGAGCTGCATATTGGAGTTTGTATCATGCAATGGGTGGTTACAACAGTATGGCAAATTGGGTAAAAGCACAACCGGCATTAGGAGCACCTGATTATATTCATTTCACACAATTGGGTGCACAAGAAATAGCCTTTATCCTTAAAAAAGCAATCTGGCGTGAATATGACATTTACCAAAAGAAAAAAAGATTAGAAAATCATAGTGAATAG
- a CDS encoding GDSL-type esterase/lipase family protein, producing MNRLLVLILSCVLLENALGQDFIQYENKYSFIQYDNNRIELPGDSLDFMMFMKKFDHLVGTGQGKLNIVHFGGSHVQADMWTRTIRQHFDRFLNQRFASRGTIFPYKAVRTNGSSQYDVEYNKPWNGLRNVMLNGSGERMGLMGWRATAKDSGQYIKITLKNDESSLFYFDELRVFYDTGVMYFPFSIEVDSMAYMSDFDTSCSCAKFLFNEIANSFTLTVHKLDSLQTAFNLYGIQTDLHNTGLIYHSVGVNGASIPSYLSCPDLEQQLALLHPDLIIFSIGINDAFGINFSREGFEYNYTELIRRIRKTCPDVAILFTTNTDSYKTIRRRVYKNYSGNEVRTAMYNLAKKNGAAVWDLYSVMGGLGSIASWKKHGLAQRDLVHLNNAGYTYLGNLFFDAFLTKYEDFILSPFATLSYE from the coding sequence GTGAATAGGCTGCTTGTATTGATATTGTCTTGTGTGCTACTCGAAAACGCTTTGGGGCAAGATTTTATTCAATATGAAAATAAATATTCCTTTATTCAATATGACAACAACCGAATAGAATTACCGGGAGACAGTCTGGACTTTATGATGTTCATGAAAAAGTTTGATCATCTTGTGGGTACAGGACAAGGCAAACTTAATATTGTTCACTTTGGTGGTTCACACGTACAAGCGGATATGTGGACCAGAACCATTAGACAGCATTTTGACAGGTTTCTCAACCAACGCTTTGCAAGCAGAGGAACTATCTTTCCCTACAAAGCTGTGAGAACAAATGGTTCATCTCAATATGATGTAGAATACAATAAACCATGGAATGGACTTCGCAATGTTATGCTCAACGGAAGTGGAGAAAGAATGGGTTTGATGGGTTGGAGGGCTACTGCTAAGGATAGCGGTCAATACATTAAAATTACATTGAAAAATGATGAGAGCAGTTTATTCTATTTTGATGAATTAAGGGTGTTTTATGACACAGGGGTCATGTATTTTCCTTTCAGTATCGAAGTAGATTCAATGGCTTACATGTCTGACTTTGACACTTCATGCAGTTGTGCTAAGTTTTTATTTAATGAGATTGCCAACAGCTTTACTTTGACTGTGCATAAATTGGATTCCTTACAAACTGCATTTAATCTTTATGGCATTCAAACCGACTTACACAATACAGGTTTAATATATCATTCGGTTGGCGTCAATGGCGCATCCATCCCGTCATACCTTAGTTGTCCGGATTTAGAACAACAGCTCGCTTTGTTACATCCCGATCTTATTATTTTTTCCATTGGAATTAATGATGCTTTTGGAATTAACTTTTCAAGAGAGGGTTTTGAGTACAACTATACAGAACTAATCAGGCGAATCAGAAAGACCTGTCCGGATGTAGCCATCTTATTTACAACCAATACCGACAGTTATAAGACAATTAGAAGAAGGGTGTATAAAAATTATAGCGGCAATGAAGTTAGAACCGCCATGTATAATCTGGCAAAAAAGAACGGTGCTGCAGTTTGGGACTTGTATTCTGTGATGGGGGGCTTGGGGTCTATTGCTTCATGGAAAAAACATGGATTGGCGCAAAGAGATTTGGTGCATTTGAACAATGCCGGATATACATATTTGGGAAATCTCTTCTTTGATGCATTTCTAACAAAATACGAAGATTTTATCTTGTCTCCTTTTGCCACTTTATCGTATGAATGA